The proteins below are encoded in one region of Gambusia affinis linkage group LG07, SWU_Gaff_1.0, whole genome shotgun sequence:
- the LOC122834509 gene encoding hyaluronidase-2-like isoform X1: MLHWTLRDWRVQLLIVLLWDGVCASEVKPTIKPLFSRKPFLFAWNIPTQQCGSRYGVPLQLDQFQVVTTPSQDSVGQKLTLFYHNRLGLYPFYKADGTAVHGGIPQIGNLSQHLSEMQKGVDKYIPNPDSVGLAVIDWEEWRPLWVRNWGGKDIYRVRSRELVQQKNPTWSEKQVKEAAQQEYEMSGKKFMQETLRHAKHLRPNNLWGYYLFPDCYNHDYMKSMEGYTGRCPDLEMARNDQLEWLFAESTALFPSIYLRKMLTLTSAARLFVRNRVKEGMHRASSSDEVARPVFVYVRPVYVDSPQYMPEFDLVSTIGESVALGAAGIIMWGDVAHAKNKTACSELNTYLQGTLSQYLLNVSTAAELCSKIRCGSHGRCLRKDPDSDVYLHLNPRTHRIQRRKGKLTVTGKLRKPDKMLFETDFQCQCYKGFEGNGCTHKDPPDQKGTATRTRTSALQCVIILITVVLLC, encoded by the exons ATGTTGCATTGGACACTTCGTGACTGGAGAGTACAGCTCCTGATTGTTCTGCTTTGGGACGGCGTCTGCGCTTCGGAAGTGAAACCTACAATAAAGCCCCTGTTCTCCCGGAAGCCCTTTCTCTTCGCCTGGAATATCCCGACTCAGCAGTGTGGCTCCCGGTACGGCGTTCCTTTGCAGCTGGACCAGTTCCAGGTTGTGACCACGCCAAGTCAGGACTCCGTCGGGCAGAAGTTGACCTTATTCTATCACAACCGCTTGGGCTTGTACCCCTTCTATAAGGCGGATGGGACGGCGGTGCACGGGGGGATCCCACAGATCGGCAATCTCTCGCAGCACCTCAGCGAAATGCAGAAAGGTGTTGATAAGTACATACCAAACCCGGACTCTGTAGGTTTAGCGGTTATTGACTGGGAAGAGTGGCGGCCCCTGTGGGTACGAAACTGGGGAGGCAAAGACATCTACCGCGTACGCTCTCGTGAACTGGTGCAGCAGAAAAACCCAACTTGGTCCGAGAAGCAGGTGAAGGAGGCGGCCCAACAGGAGTATGAGATGTCTGGCAAGAAGTTCATGCAGGAGACGCTACGCCACGCCAAACACCTGCGGCCCAACAATCTGTGGGGGTACTACCTGTTCCCGGACTGCTACAACCACGACTACATGAAGTCCATGGAGGGCTACACGGGCCGCTGCCCCGACTTGGAGATGGCCCGCAACGATCAGCTGGAGTGGCTTTTTGCGGAGAGCACGGCGCTCTTTCCCTCCATCTACTTGCGCAAAATGCTGACTCTCACTTCCGCAGCACGGCTGTTTGTGCGGAACCGTGTGAAGGAAGGGATGCATCGGGCTTCATCCAGCGACGAGGTGGCACGTCCTGTCTTTGTGTACGTCCGGCCCGTCTACGTCGACTCTCCTCAATACATGCCAGAG TTTGACCTGGTGTCCACCATCGGGGAGAGTGTCGCTCTGGGAGCTGCAGGAATCATCATGTGGGGAGATGTAGCGcatgcaaaaaacaaa ACCGCCTGCTCTGAGCTGAACACGTATCTTCAGGGCACACTGAGCCAGTACCTCCTCAACGTCTCCACGGCAGCAGAACTCTGCAGCAAGATCCGGTGCGGTTCCCACGGCCGCTGCCTTCGCAAAGATCCGGACAGTGATGTTTACCTTCACCTCAACCCCCGCACACACCGCATCCAGAGGCGAAAAGGCAAACTGACGGTCACCGGCAAGCTGAGAAAACCAGACAAGATGCTTTTTGAGACAGACTTTCAGTGCCAGTGCTACAAGGGCTTTGAGGGAAATGGCTGTACTCACAAAGACCCGCCGGACCAAAAAGGGACGGCGACTCGAACCAGAACATCAGCGCTCCAGTGTGTCATCATCCTGATAACAGTTGTGCTCCTGTGTTAA
- the LOC122834509 gene encoding hyaluronidase-2-like isoform X2, whose product MLHWTLRDWRVQLLIVLLWDGVCASEVKPTIKPLFSRKPFLFAWNIPTQQCGSRYGVPLQLDQFQVVTTPSQDSVGQKLTLFYHNRLGLYPFYKADGTAVHGGIPQIGNLSQHLSEMQKGVDKYIPNPDSVGLAVIDWEEWRPLWVRNWGGKDIYRVRSRELVQQKNPTWSEKQVKEAAQQEYEMSGKKFMQETLRHAKHLRPNNLWGYYLFPDCYNHDYMKSMEGYTGRCPDLEMARNDQLEWLFAESTALFPSIYLRKMLTLTSAARLFVRNRVKEGMHRASSSDEVARPVFVYVRPVYVDSPQYMPEFDLVSTIGESVALGAAGIIMWGDVAHAKNKALQAPFCYAGSAVRAHLPDWLPGGCRRAATPLDQQRIVKPIRR is encoded by the exons ATGTTGCATTGGACACTTCGTGACTGGAGAGTACAGCTCCTGATTGTTCTGCTTTGGGACGGCGTCTGCGCTTCGGAAGTGAAACCTACAATAAAGCCCCTGTTCTCCCGGAAGCCCTTTCTCTTCGCCTGGAATATCCCGACTCAGCAGTGTGGCTCCCGGTACGGCGTTCCTTTGCAGCTGGACCAGTTCCAGGTTGTGACCACGCCAAGTCAGGACTCCGTCGGGCAGAAGTTGACCTTATTCTATCACAACCGCTTGGGCTTGTACCCCTTCTATAAGGCGGATGGGACGGCGGTGCACGGGGGGATCCCACAGATCGGCAATCTCTCGCAGCACCTCAGCGAAATGCAGAAAGGTGTTGATAAGTACATACCAAACCCGGACTCTGTAGGTTTAGCGGTTATTGACTGGGAAGAGTGGCGGCCCCTGTGGGTACGAAACTGGGGAGGCAAAGACATCTACCGCGTACGCTCTCGTGAACTGGTGCAGCAGAAAAACCCAACTTGGTCCGAGAAGCAGGTGAAGGAGGCGGCCCAACAGGAGTATGAGATGTCTGGCAAGAAGTTCATGCAGGAGACGCTACGCCACGCCAAACACCTGCGGCCCAACAATCTGTGGGGGTACTACCTGTTCCCGGACTGCTACAACCACGACTACATGAAGTCCATGGAGGGCTACACGGGCCGCTGCCCCGACTTGGAGATGGCCCGCAACGATCAGCTGGAGTGGCTTTTTGCGGAGAGCACGGCGCTCTTTCCCTCCATCTACTTGCGCAAAATGCTGACTCTCACTTCCGCAGCACGGCTGTTTGTGCGGAACCGTGTGAAGGAAGGGATGCATCGGGCTTCATCCAGCGACGAGGTGGCACGTCCTGTCTTTGTGTACGTCCGGCCCGTCTACGTCGACTCTCCTCAATACATGCCAGAG TTTGACCTGGTGTCCACCATCGGGGAGAGTGTCGCTCTGGGAGCTGCAGGAATCATCATGTGGGGAGATGTAGCGcatgcaaaaaacaaa GCTCTGCAGGCTCCTTTTTGTTATGCAGGTTCAGCTGTGAGAGCACaccttcctgattggctgccgGGAGGCTGCAGGAGAGCTGCTACTCCATTGGACCAGCAGAGGATTGTCAAGCCAATAAGACGTTGA
- the hyal1 gene encoding hyaluronidase-1, giving the protein MRLLVSLAKHKLEPLEGFTVAMRFREVLLLFGLLRLTSGLPVASPFSQAPFLTVWNAPTENCLSQYGVDLDLGMFSIVQNQNQTFIGENVTIFYADKLGLYPRYSAQGEAINGGVPQNSSLDGHLRLASEDIHYYIPDRDFQGLAVVDWESWRPVWERNWDSKQVYKERSEALVRARHPDWSPAQVEAAARLEFEQSGRKFMEETLKLGQKMRPSGLWGFYGFPNCYNYYNNRSVNYTGECPDVELRRNDELLWMWNASSALYPDIYLSLDLRGLGKGVLLYAHHRILEAMRAADQVTPAPLPVFPYARIVYTYTLEFLSMEHLVYTVGESAALGSAGVVLWGDHAFDKSKATCEAVTSYIDETLGPYVVNVTSAATLCSQTLCSSQGRCQRSDQRSGAYLHLDPAAWKILSEKKPAGGTNYRVLGQMDKQSVLQMKSDFHCRCYPGWEGRDCSTPV; this is encoded by the exons ATGAGACTTCTGGTGTCTTTAGCAAAACACAAATTAGAACCTCTTGAAGGTTTTACAGTAG CCATGAGGTTCAGGGAGGTGCTGCTCCTCTTTGGCCTGCTCAGACTGACTTCAGGGCTGCCTGTTGCCTCGCCGTTCAGCCAGGCGCCGTTTCTCACTGTGTGGAACGCCCCCACAGAGAACTGCCTCTCCCAGTACGGCGTGGATCTTGACCTGGGCATGTTTAGCATCGTCCAGAACCAAAATCAAACCTTCATAGGTGAAAATGTCACTATTTTCTATGCTGACAAGCTGGGTCTGTACCCTCGGTACTCAGCCCAGGGCGAGGCCATCAACGGCGGGGTTCCTCAGAACAGCAGCCTAGACGGACACCTCCGACTCGCCAGCGAAGATATCCACTACTACATCCCTGACAGAGACTTCCAGGGCCTGGCGGTGGTGGACTGGGAGAGCTGGCGGCCAGTGTGGGAGAGAAACTGGGACAGTAAACAGGTGTACAAGGAGCGGTCGGAAGCCCTGGTGAGGGCCAGGCATCCAGACTGGAGTCCTGCTCAGGTGGAGGCAGCGGCTCGGCTGGAGTTTGAGCAATCTGGGAGGAAATTCATGGAggaaacactgaaactggggcaGAAAATGAGGCCAAGTGGCTTGTGGGGGTTTTATGGATTTCCCAATTGCTACAACTATTACAACAACAGGAGCGTAAACTACACAGGTGAGTGTCCAGATGTGGAGCTGAGGAGGAACGATGAGCTGTTGTGGATGTGGAACGCCTCCTCCGCTCTGTACCCCGACATCTACCTGAGCCTGGACCTGCGAGGCCTCGGCAAAGGGGTGCTGCTCTACGCTCATCACCGCATCCTGGAGGCCATGAGGGCGGCGGATCAAGTGACCCCGGCGCCGCTGCCCGTCTTCCCCTACGCCCGCATCGTCTACACCTACACTTTAGAGTTCCTCTCCATG GAGCATCTGGTCTACACTGTAGGAGAGAGCGCTGCTTTAGGATCTGCTGGGGTCGTGCTGTGGGGGGACCATGCATTCGATAAATCTAAG GCTACATGTGAAGCAGTCACGTCCTACATCGACGAGACTTTAGGTCCCTATGTGGTCAACGTGACCTCAGCTGCCACGCTCTGCAGCCAGACTTTGTGCTCCTCTCAGGGACGGTGTCAGAGGTCGGACCAGAGGTCAGGTGCCTACCTGCACCTCGACCCCGCAGCCTGGAAGATCCTGTCTGAGAAGAAACCGGCAGGAGGGACAAACTACAGGGTTTTAGGACAGATGGATAAACAAAGTGTGCTGCAGATGAAGTCTGACTTCCACTGCAGGTGTTATCCTGGTTGGGAAGGGAGGGACTGCTCCACACCAGTTTAG
- the LOC122834194 gene encoding hyaluronidase-2-like has product MAEKDTQDTSEDMLHWTLRDWRVQLLIVLLWDGICALEVKPTRWPLFSQKPLLLAWNVPTQECGPWHGVSFQLDQFQIVATPNEGFVRQNLTMFYHDRLGLYPYFEPDETPVRGGLPQIGSLSQHLSEMQKGVDKYIPNRDSVGLAVIDWEEWRPLWIRNWGPKDIYRKHSRELVRQKNPTWSEEQVGKVAQLEFEMSAKKFMQETLRHAKHLRPNNLWGFYLFPDCYNHDYQRSLEGYTGRCPDVEVARNEQLKWLWTESTALFPSIYMGKVLRSSSPGRQFVRNRVKEGMRLASSGDEVARPVFVYSRPTYANSLEQLTEFDLVSTIGESVALGAAGIIMWGDVAHAKNKTTCSDLNTYLQGTLSQYLLNVSTAAELCSKTLCGSHGRCLRKHPDSDVYLHLNPRTHRIERQNGKLTVTGELRETDKMLFETDFQCQCYKGFEGKGCDHKDPLHQKGMATRTRTSALQCVIFLITVVLLC; this is encoded by the exons AT GGCTGAGAAGGACACTCAAGACACATCTGAAGACATGTTGCATTGGACACTTCGTGACTGGAGAGTACAGCTCCTGATTGTTCTGCTTTGGGACGGCATCTGTGCATTGGAAGTGAAACCTACAAGATGGCCCCTGTTCTCCCAGAAGCCCCTTCTCCTCGCTTGGAATGTCCCGACTCAGGAGTGTGGCCCCTGGCACGGTGTTTCTTTCCAGCTGGACCAGTTCCAGATTGTGGCCACGCCAAATGAGGGCTTTGTCAGGCAGAACTTGACCATGTTCTACCATGACCGCTTGGGCTTGTACCCCTACTTTGAGCCGGATGAGACGCCGGTGCGCGGGGGGCTCCCACAAATCGGCAGTCTCTCGCAGCACCTCAGCGAAATGCAGAAAGGTGTTGATAAGTACATACCAAACCGGGACTCTGTAGGTTTAGCAGTTATTGACTGGGAAGAGTGGCGGCCCCTGTGGATACGAAACTGGGGACCCAAAGACATCTACCGCAAACATTCCCGTGAACTGGTGCGCCAGAAGAACCCAACTTGGTCCGAGGAGCAGGTGGGAAAAGTGGCACAGCTGGAGTTTGAGATGTCTGCCAAGAAGTTCATGCAGGAGACGCTACGCCACGCCAAACACCTACGGCCCAACAATCTGTGGGGGTTCTACCTGTTCCCGGACTGCTACAACCACGACTACCAGCGCTCCCTTGAGGGCTACACGGGCCGCTGCCCCGACGTGGAGGTGGCCCGCAACGAGCAGCTGAAGTGGCTGTGGACGGAGAGCACGGCGCTCTTCCCCTCCATCTACATGGGCAAAGTTCTGCGCTCCTCTTCCCCAGGACGGCAGTTTGTGCGGAACCGTGTGAAGGAAGGGATGCGTTTGGCTTCATCCGGCGACGAGGTGGCACGTCCTGTCTTTGTGTACTCCCGGCCCACCTACGCTAACTCCCTGGAACAGCTGACAGAG TTTGACCTGGTGTCCACCATCGGGGAGAGTGTCGCTCTGGGAGCTGCAGGAATCATCATGTGGGGAGATGTAGCGcatgcaaaaaacaaa ACCACCTGCTCTGACCTGAACACGTATCTTCAGGGCACACTGAGCCAGTACCTCCTCAACGTCTCCACGGCAGCAGAACTCTGCAGCAAGACCCTGTGCGGTTCCCACGGCCGCTGCCTTCGCAAACATCCGGACAGTGATGTTTACCTTCACCTCAACCCCCGCACACACCGCATCGAGAGGCAAAATGGCAAACTGACGGTCACCGGCGAGTTgagagaaacagacaaaatgctttttgaGACAGACTTTCAGTGCCAGTGCTACAAGGGCTTTGAGGGAAAAGGCTGTGATCACAAAGACCCGCTGCACCAAAAAGGGATGGCGACTCGAACCAGAACATCAGCGCTCCAGTGTGTCATCTTCCTGATAACAGTTGTGCTCCTGTGTTAA